The Candidatus Poribacteria bacterium sequence CCTAAATTCAGAAGGCGTTCAGCTACAGGGTTGACATACAGGACTCGTCCAATAGGTTCAACAACAATCAGACCTTCACCGAGATTGTCCACGATAGCCGTAAGTTTTCTTTCCTCCTGTGTGAGTTGATCGACAGCGGTTTTCAGGTTTCGACGCATCTCATTGAATTCTTCAGCGAGGACACCGACTTCGTCATCGCTGTCAACGGTAATTTCACTGTCGAATTTACCTTCCCCAACGCTACGTGCTGCTTGTGCAACTTTCAGTATCGGTGTCGCTATCCGCTGTGCCGCCCACCACGCAATTAGTATAACGATACAACTTGACGCAATGGTAACATAAAAAATATATCTGTTTAATTCAACAACACCAGCGTAAGCGGAGGAAATGGGACGCGAAGTAAAGACGATCCAGTTACTAAAGTTCTGTTGAACCTTCCAAGGTTCCATATTTGAGCGTTGCGTCCGAGCCCAGCCGTAAATGCGGGGTTCAGCGAATGCATCGGTCTCACCTTCCGGTTCGTAACCATAATACTTCCCATCACCCCCTCTTTTCCCTTCAATAATTGCTTCCTCTGCAGCGTTGCTCATCTCTATATAACTATCTACTTGATACCCACTTTGAGGTGAGGCGGCAACAATCTTACCAGATTCATTCGTTAAAATCGCGTATGTTTCTGCCAATTCTGGTCGTGATTCAACTAAACTGGTGAGTTCAGGTAGAAATAGAAACGTTCTCAGCACTCCCACCGTCCTATTTTTTTTTTCATCAACAATTGGCAGCGCAATTGGAAGAAGATGCACACCTCGCGTTTTATCATAGATGACATCTTCCACAAATAGATAACCTATACCATTGTTATAGGCTCTTTGCCACCATTGCCTGTCCTGCACTTGGTGAGGGAGCATTTTTCTTGTATCGTAATCCAGTTGTTTATTTGAGCGAAGGACATACCCGGAGGCATTCGTAATGGTTACTTCAGTTTTATAGCCTGCATAAGTCTCAAGTAAGCGGATACTATCTTCCAGTCGTGACCATACACTGAAAAATACGCTCTCGTTGTCATTAGCAGTATTTGAATAGACAACTGCTGCTTGAATATTTGGAAGTTCTGCCTGTATCTTTGTAATTTTTTCCGAGATAGCGTTGTCCGCGCGCGCGAGTTTCTCTTGTGCAAGAAGAACGAGGTTCTCGCCAACAGTCTCTTTTAAGGCATTTTCACCGAGAAACTTGATAGTTAATGAAACAACGAACAATGGCATCAACGCGACTAACAGAAACAGAACTACCTGTTGACCGCGTAAACCTACCTTAAACCGAGAGAGCTTCGTACGATTTTTATCTTTCATGTTTGCCACGGTAGGGGCGAGGGAACCTCGCCCCTACGCGTTTTCTGTTTAATACTAAGAATCTTCAAGCGATACGCTACGTGTTATCTTGGATCAAGTTCTCTATGTGAAAGCGGCGCACGCCCCTTCCTCCGTATCATAAATCTCGATGACGGTGTTGAGCTGCGTTACCTCCAAAACTTCCCTGACGGCTTTCTGTGGGTTGAGTAGAACTAACTTTCCACCTGATTGCTGACAGGACTTCAAAGTGACCACGATTGCCCCTAACGCGCTGCTATCGATTAACGGAACCTTCATTAGATCAACCACTAACTTGGCACGTCCAGTTTGAAGTTGCTCGTTCATTTCTTTGCGAAATGTGTCTGCCGCATTTCCAAGAATCTTCCCTTCTACGTGAAGAATGGAAATATTTTGTTCCCCAATCGTTGTCTCGAAATTCATAATATTTTCCTTAGTATTCTTATTTAGTATTTTGTATTTTTTATGATTTCGCCTTGATCTACTGTAGTGTAAGTAAGATACTATATTCTGTAATTCGTTTGAAACGTGCGAAGCATAGAAAAAGATTACGGTGAATAATGGTTCACTATAGTTTTCCCATCTATGGTTTGACGTGATGCATCACAATATAACTCCGATTGAACTGTGGATTTTGGAAGACAGTTTCAACTGTTCCACCGAGTGTTCTAAGATACGAAATGCTTTCGTCAATTTCAGTTTTGATTGTCTCCTCACCAGACTTGTAAGCTACCCATTTTCCAGTCGATTTTAGCAAAGGTAGGCAGTACACCGCCGAGTCCCGAATAGTTGCGACGTAACGGGTGAACACCCAATCGTATGCCCCAATGTGTTCCTGTTGTTGCGAACAGGTTTCTGCACGTTCCGCGAGAATTTCAACTGTTGTCCTTCGGTGCAGGTCCAATTGTGGAACTAAAAATTTTAGAAAACTCACCTTCTTTTTCGACGATTCAACCAGTGTTAACCTTATGTCTGGGACGTAAATTTTCAACACAATTCCTGGGAATCCAGCACCTGTCCCGATATCAATCACAGAATTATTCTTTTTTAGCGAAATGTGTTCCAAAATGCTCAACGAATCAAGAAAATGTTTATGAATAATTTCGTTATCATCTGTAATCGCTGTCAGGTTAATGCGTTCGTTCCACCGCAGCAACTCAGCACGATACCGATCAAATTGTGCTACCTGATGCGCGGTTAATGGAAATCCGTAATGATTGAACGTCTCTCTTAAATGTTGCTCGTACTTCACCACTTGCTATGCACCCAGATTATTGCGCGTTGTGTTGATGAAGGATAACTGTCAAGATTGAGATGTCTGCTGGCGAAACACCAGGCAAGCGTGATGCTTGCCCAATAGAAGCCGGCCGAATCTTCGCAAGTTTCTCTCGCGCTTCTGTTTTCAATCCGTGAACATCGGTGTAATCAAACGTGTCCGGAATTCGGAAATTTTCCAATTTTTTGAATTGGTGTATTTGTCGTTGTTGTCGTTGGATGTATCCGTCATATTTAATCTGAATTTCCACCTGTTCTGCCACAGCTGGTGACAGGTTTTCAGGGGGTGGAGCGATTTGGTTTATCTGCTCGTAGCGAAGTTCCGGACGCTTTAGAAGTTCCGCCAACGATGTAGGTTGCTTTAGTTCACCTGTCTCGCGGATGTCCGCCAAGTTATTCAAGGTCGTCGTATTTGGCTTGAGACGTGTCTTCTGCAACCGTTTCAATTCTGTCTGGATGTCCTCCACTTTCTTTTGAAACCGATGATATATATTATCATTGACGAGTCCGAGTTGTCTCCCGATTTTCGTGAGTCGCAGATCCGCGTTATCTTCTCGTAGTGTTAACCTGTATTCAGCGCGCGATGTGAACATGCGGTAAGGTTCACGAATGTCCAAGTTGACCAGATCGTCAATAAGGACTGCTATGTAAGCTTGCGATCTGTCAAGGATAAGCGGTTCCTCACCTTTGACCTTTAAGGCGGCATTGATTCCCGCCATGAGTCCTTGGGCAGCAGCTTCCTCGTAACCCGTGGTGCCGTTGAGTTGTCCCGCGAAATAGAGTCCCGGTACCAGCTTTGTCTCAAGTGTCGGTTGTAATTGTGTCGCCGGCGCGAAATCGTATTCTACCGCATATCCGAAACGCATGATCTCGGCTTTTTCTAATCCTTTGATGCTATGAACCATCTCTACCTGCACGTCTTCGGGTAAACTCGCGGAGATGCCGTTGAGGTAAATCTCATCGGTATCTCGTCCCTCCGGTTCCACGAAAACCTGATGTTCTGTCTTCTCTTCAAAGCGGACGACCTTATCCTCGATTGAAGGGCAGTAGCGGGGACCGATGCCGACGATACGACCGCTGTACATCGCAGATCGGTGAAGATTCTCGCGAATGACATCGTGTGTCTTTTCATTTGTGTAAGTTAGGTAACATGGGAGTTGCGGCTGCGTAATTTGCTCGGTTGAGAATGAGAAAGGGAGAGGGTTTTCATCGCCCGGTTGGATTTCCATCTGGTTGAAGTCAACTGTCTGGGCATTGACACGCGGTGGTGTGCCGGTTTTAAGTCTGCCGATTTCAAACCCAAGGCTCAAGAAACTTTCTGAGAGTTTCTCTGCGGAAGATTCGCCTGCCCTACCAGCACTATATGATACATCACCGATGTGAATTATACCTTTTAGGAAGGTACCGGTGGTCAGAATTACAGTCTCTGCAAAATAGGCGGTTTGCGTCTGACTGAGAATGCCGATACATCGACCGTTTTCCACAAGTAGTTCTTCAACCAATACCTGTTTTATGTCGAGCTGTTCTTGCGCTTCGAGGACCCGTTTCATCTCGTCTTGATACGCCTTTTTGTCGGCTTGCGCTCGACTTGAACGAACTGCTGGTCCTTTTTTGGTATTCAAACGTCGGAATTGGATCCCGGTCTTATCAATGTTTTTTGCCATCTCACCGCCAAGCGCGTCTATCTCTTTAACGAGGTGTCCCTTGGCAAGTCCCCCAATCGCAGGGTTGCAGGACATCTTTGCGATGGTATCCAGGTTGATAGTAACGATGAGCGTTTCGCAGCCCATTCGCGCAGCGGCAAGTGCAGCTTCACAACCTGCATGTCCCGCACCCACTACAATAACGTCATAATGTTTGTTATAGATGTTCATTTTTTTAGAGTTATCGGTTTTAATAGTTTTCAGTTGTCAGTCGTCAGTTAAGAAGGGTTGTGGCGTGAAAGCAAAATGGAGCTGCCACAACAAGTTACTGAAAACTGACAACCGTTCTCACTGCGAAGCATGATAACTAATTAGAGTCCATCATAAATGATGCTAATAACAAGCATGGCGGCGACTTCTAAACTTTTCGGACTACATTTGTCGACTGTATCTTCGACTGTGTGCCAATACGGATAAGTGAAGTCGATAATATTAACCATTGGGATGCCTACCTCGATTAAGGGAACGTGATCGTCCATGATTGCATCCCCTAAGCGGTATTGAAACGGTGTTAAACCGAGTGTTGCCGCGCGTCGCCAAATTGCCTCCGTGAACCCCTGATTTGCGTTCCAAGAGTAGCGTTCTATCGGAAATGCCAAATCCTTGTCTCCGACCATATCCAGCAGAATCCCATAGTCCGGTTTCCATTTTCCCATGTTTCGTGCGAAGAATCGGGAGCCGATAAACATGTGCTCAATGGATCTGCCGTAGTCCTCGCCATCGAAAAGAACAATAACGACCCGACGTGGCGGTGGGTGCGTTTTTAAGACGCTCGCAATTTCAAGTAGAACAGCGACACCAGAGGCACCATCGTTAGCACCAAGAATTGGTTTGTCCCGATTTTCTGGCTTTGGGTCCCTATCGGCGAAGGGACGCGTGTCCCAATGTGCTGCGAGTAAAAGTGTCTCCGCACTGGTCGGTGGTCCGAATTCTGCCAAGATATTGTTCAGGTGAAGCGTTACCGTTCCGGCTTTATACTGATGCGGTTGAAAGGCTACACTGTTCGCATATTTCTGGAGTTCCGCGAATAGGTAATCCCGTGTTTCATTATGCGCTGCGGAACCCGGTGGTCGTGGCCCAAATTCGCACTGCTTCTTCAATATAGTGAAGGCACGCTGGGCATCGAAAGCAGCACTCGCTGCGCGTGACGTACTTGCCCGAACGCGAGTGGTGTTTCTTGATTCTGCGTTTGGACCTTTTGAGTCTGATTCCGCGCATGCGATACTCAATACACTGTAACACACACCGACTAAAAGTGCTGTAAGCCACTGCTTTCTCATTAAGCTTTCCGTCTGCCTTCCAATGCTTTTGCGAGAGTTACCTCATCGATGTACTCCAAATCGCCACCAACAGGAATGCCGTAAGCGATTCGAGTTACAGCGACTTCAAACGCTTCTAAGTGTTGTGTAAGATAGAGGGCAGTCGCTTGTCCTTCTGTTGTCCAATTTGTCGCGAGGATGACTTCTCGCACCGGTTCTCTGTTTCCAGCCGCCGTCCGAATTCGTTGAAACAGCGTATTAATTCCGAGTTCATCGGGTCCAGTTCCATCTAACGGTGAAAGAACACCACCAAGCACATGATAAAGCCCTTTATAACCGTTCGTCCGTTCAATTGCCCAAAGATCATCAGACT is a genomic window containing:
- the recR gene encoding recombination mediator RecR, whose product is MQEYPKPLEKLITELQKLPTIGQKTAQRLAFFMLKLPDTETAQIAEAIAQVKQQLCYCDVCGTITDTNPCYICTNPRRDQQVICVVEESDDLWAIERTNGYKGLYHVLGGVLSPLDGTGPDELGINTLFQRIRTAAGNREPVREVILATNWTTEGQATALYLTQHLEAFEVAVTRIAYGIPVGGDLEYIDEVTLAKALEGRRKA
- the mnmG gene encoding tRNA uridine-5-carboxymethylaminomethyl(34) synthesis enzyme MnmG gives rise to the protein MNIYNKHYDVIVVGAGHAGCEAALAAARMGCETLIVTINLDTIAKMSCNPAIGGLAKGHLVKEIDALGGEMAKNIDKTGIQFRRLNTKKGPAVRSSRAQADKKAYQDEMKRVLEAQEQLDIKQVLVEELLVENGRCIGILSQTQTAYFAETVILTTGTFLKGIIHIGDVSYSAGRAGESSAEKLSESFLSLGFEIGRLKTGTPPRVNAQTVDFNQMEIQPGDENPLPFSFSTEQITQPQLPCYLTYTNEKTHDVIRENLHRSAMYSGRIVGIGPRYCPSIEDKVVRFEEKTEHQVFVEPEGRDTDEIYLNGISASLPEDVQVEMVHSIKGLEKAEIMRFGYAVEYDFAPATQLQPTLETKLVPGLYFAGQLNGTTGYEEAAAQGLMAGINAALKVKGEEPLILDRSQAYIAVLIDDLVNLDIREPYRMFTSRAEYRLTLREDNADLRLTKIGRQLGLVNDNIYHRFQKKVEDIQTELKRLQKTRLKPNTTTLNNLADIRETGELKQPTSLAELLKRPELRYEQINQIAPPPENLSPAVAEQVEIQIKYDGYIQRQQRQIHQFKKLENFRIPDTFDYTDVHGLKTEAREKLAKIRPASIGQASRLPGVSPADISILTVILHQHNAQ
- a CDS encoding ATP-binding protein, which translates into the protein MKDKNRTKLSRFKVGLRGQQVVLFLLVALMPLFVVSLTIKFLGENALKETVGENLVLLAQEKLARADNAISEKITKIQAELPNIQAAVVYSNTANDNESVFFSVWSRLEDSIRLLETYAGYKTEVTITNASGYVLRSNKQLDYDTRKMLPHQVQDRQWWQRAYNNGIGYLFVEDVIYDKTRGVHLLPIALPIVDEKKNRTVGVLRTFLFLPELTSLVESRPELAETYAILTNESGKIVAASPQSGYQVDSYIEMSNAAEEAIIEGKRGGDGKYYGYEPEGETDAFAEPRIYGWARTQRSNMEPWKVQQNFSNWIVFTSRPISSAYAGVVELNRYIFYVTIASSCIVILIAWWAAQRIATPILKVAQAARSVGEGKFDSEITVDSDDEVGVLAEEFNEMRRNLKTAVDQLTQEERKLTAIVDNLGEGLIVVEPIGRVLYVNPVAERLLNLGNTADYENFIAIDTGIGTISWRKTSEGVEGTKTETRTVDTKILSSSQREVSQHQTMIAEVNVNGNQSNGDSSRVLRIISSHFSDEHNNVAGTVYVFDDITNEHEIEQMKSEFVSLVSHELRTPLTSIIGFISLILDGKTGKINQKQHESLSRAHRQSKRLAALINDLLDVSRIEAGRIEMKQEQVKIDWIAERRIEELRPQADEKAISLLLEAQSHLPSMIGDGDRIGQILVNLIGNAIKFTPNNGKVTVRISKSLQNGSATEGVHVEVVDTGPGIPTEEREKVFDKFRQLGSVQTRQPHGGTGLGLSIAAGIVEAHGGHLWVDVGDNGLGSNFQFFIPLEKRKNG
- the rsmG gene encoding 16S rRNA (guanine(527)-N(7))-methyltransferase RsmG is translated as MVKYEQHLRETFNHYGFPLTAHQVAQFDRYRAELLRWNERINLTAITDDNEIIHKHFLDSLSILEHISLKKNNSVIDIGTGAGFPGIVLKIYVPDIRLTLVESSKKKVSFLKFLVPQLDLHRRTTVEILAERAETCSQQQEHIGAYDWVFTRYVATIRDSAVYCLPLLKSTGKWVAYKSGEETIKTEIDESISYLRTLGGTVETVFQNPQFNRSYIVMHHVKP
- a CDS encoding STAS domain-containing protein translates to MNFETTIGEQNISILHVEGKILGNAADTFRKEMNEQLQTGRAKLVVDLMKVPLIDSSALGAIVVTLKSCQQSGGKLVLLNPQKAVREVLEVTQLNTVIEIYDTEEGACAAFT
- a CDS encoding M28 family peptidase codes for the protein MRKQWLTALLVGVCYSVLSIACAESDSKGPNAESRNTTRVRASTSRAASAAFDAQRAFTILKKQCEFGPRPPGSAAHNETRDYLFAELQKYANSVAFQPHQYKAGTVTLHLNNILAEFGPPTSAETLLLAAHWDTRPFADRDPKPENRDKPILGANDGASGVAVLLEIASVLKTHPPPRRVVIVLFDGEDYGRSIEHMFIGSRFFARNMGKWKPDYGILLDMVGDKDLAFPIERYSWNANQGFTEAIWRRAATLGLTPFQYRLGDAIMDDHVPLIEVGIPMVNIIDFTYPYWHTVEDTVDKCSPKSLEVAAMLVISIIYDGL